The segment ATGAACTTGGAAGGCCCACAGCAGTATTCAAGTAATGGGAGGGTTAAAACCCTAACGaggtgtttgttttaaaagaacacTCGGGGTTGGGGCTCTCCTCCTCTCACCCGCCCACTGATGGGGGGCAGCCAAGGAGAGATGAGCTTGGCAGCTTGGCAAGGAGCTTTGATCCACCTTCCCCCAAAATGGAGGGGGCTCTGCATGACCCACCTCTGCTCAGGGTTTGCAGAGCCCACCCATCAGGAGGATTTACCCCTGCGTGCTCCTCTTGGGGATGCACCAGCCAAACCAAGCTCGGGGGGTTTGTCCTGAAGCAGCTTTGTGAGTGATCTGCCAGCATCGTGGAGTTCCAGTttgcagaagtaaaagaaaggccaaacaaagGGACCTTGGCACAGCCTTCACATTTAGGGGCCTCTTACCCCAACAACCGCCCAGCACCATTTCAAGGCATGGGGAGAATTCAAGTTAGGAGCTAAGATCTGGTTCTAAGCAAAACCCCACTTTGCCAAAGCATGCCAACATCAACTTTTCCATGAGGAAGctgttcttttaaaacaaactaacaacaaaaaagaacgTTTTGAGGTTATCTGAgttaaaaaaacttaaaaaaaaaaacccaaaacaaacaaacccaaacagtCCTGCAGAGTCACACACAGAAGAACCAACCCACACCTACATGCGCCAGGAACAGTAAAATgacaatatatataaaattaacCCATAAAGTGCATGTTCCTTATATTACATCTGCCCCCTGTGTGAACACAACACAATGGGTTCTGTGTAAGAAATCACAGCCAAGGGCTCAGGATCACATCGTGTTGTAGAGGGGATTGGTTGTCCGCTTTTTATCATTGGTCTTTTTGAGCCTCCTCAGAGGGTGAGTTCTCCCGTGCTGCTGCCGGGGTGTGACAGCCAGACCTTGAGATGGGGACAAGGAGTCCAAAACCTGCACCTGGAGCAATGAAGGACCCTCCTCAGAGGTAGTCCACGTCAGATCCGTGCTGGAAAACAAACTCTGCTGGCTGGAGCTGCACTCTTTGGCGTACTGAGCGAGTGGCCTCTCCACAGGCTTGCTCTGGGCAATGCACTCAGCTGTTCTGAGCTGTTCCACAAAATGCTTTGCAGGCTCAGGGGAGGAAAGGCGATGCTTTCCACACGTGCTTTTTGAGCCCCTCTCCAACCTACCCCTGTTACAGCCTCGACTGAGGGCAATGCAAGTGAGAAGCACCGGGTTGGCATCGGAAGAAGCCGACTCCCTCTCGGATAAGTCGTCCTTGGAGAGGTCCAGGCAGTCCAGTTTGGCCAAAGATGCTGAGCGTTTCATGAGGGAAGGTGTGGTGAGCCCCGCGTGCCGGATCCGAGCCTCTATCTCCTTCGCTCGCTGCTTGACCAGCCCGGGGCTGTTGCTGCGCTCCTCCACgctgtggctgctggagctgtgggggAGGCTGTAACACAGGAAAGAGATGTCCAGAAGGTCCATGTTTTCAGCACGTTGGCTGGTCAAGTCctcactgctcagctgcctcAAGGTGCCAGCACCCTCCCCACAGAGAGGGTTGGGGCTGTCCCTGAACGGGAGAGCCACATCTCCCTCAGTGCCACACAGTGTCACCAGCTCATCGTCCGTACCCGTGCTCTGCTCAGTGACACCTTCCAGGTGAATTTTGTGGGGGTAAAACGAGCAATCTAAGCTGGCTGAAGGTGTAGAGGTCACCTGGGCAGAGAAGGGAGCAGCACTGAGGTGAGCAGATAACTGAGCACTCTCCTTGCTGGGGCTGCCCACAGTGATGGTGTCCTGCTTGTGTACCACCTGCTCTGGCAGCGAGAGACTGACCAGAGCTCTGGGACAGGTTGGTGCCTTCTCTGAGCACAAGGAAGGGTTCAAGTTTTCATCTAAAGATGAGATAGCCATGGCCAatcccccctgctcccagctggcaTTGGGGCACTCTGCAGACTTTACCATGGGAGTGTATTCAATAATTTCAATTCTttttgggaggagggagggcagggatggCTCCTCTGTCCCATCAAACGAGACCACTGTCCTATGCTCCTGTGCTgttccctcctgccctggatttggctctgcaggcagggactgCCGTGcaggggaggcaggaggtgcaggcaggtctctgcctgcaggcagctctgccccaggaggcagcagcagctcctcagcacctGGACCatgtgccttgtcaccctccAGAGCCTGCTCCAGGGGTGGTTCCTCACTTTTCCCCCGTGGTAGGAGCTCAGTGGCAGGGGAGTCATTCCTGGAGTTCTTGCGGGTGGGCAAGATGCCAACTGGGGACACGTGCTGgtgctcctgctcctgtctcAAACGCTCCTCGAATTCCAGGGTGGCTCGTCGGACAGAGCCAGGGCACCACTTGGGCTCAGGGTTGATGGAGCCACGAGGCTCTTGCTGCTCCATGccaaagctgctttcctctaGTTCTGATTTACCAGAAgatggctgcagggagggggcagcttCTTGCTCAGCTTCCAGAGggtccttctccttttcctggtGTCCAGCACAGGCTCCTTCACTCTGTTCCACTCTTTCTGATGCCCAAATCGCCTCCACCGGCAGGTCGTGCACCGTGTTCCTCTTTGGTGTCTGGGTGAGGTTGGCTGAACTCTCTTTCTGTTGGGCAGGTCCTGCTCCTTGGTTGATTAACTCAATCTCTGTGATGATTTCCTTCAcagaaatggcattttcagAGTGGGACCTCGTGAGATGGCCTGCACTAGGCAGCTCGGGCACTTCCTGCAACACAGAAACAGGAGAAATTACAAAGTGCATCAGCTGGGCTGACACAGCAAATGGCAGCAGCTTAAAGAAATTGGGTGTGCACGTCCCCCAAGGAACAAAAAGTGCCTATGTCTGTATGTGGAGGCAGTTAACAAGTGCTGTGAAACCTAATGTAGAAGCATTATTGTCTCTTGAATTGTATTCTACATATTCCAGGCTGGATTTTCACCTAGACCAAGGTTTAAGAACTATTATTTAATTGTAATGAATTCTAAGGGAAATGTagcctttttttaaatacagtcgAGTTAATAAAAGAACAATCCTAATGCTGCTAGAAGTAgtttttgaaatgaaaacatggaAGATTCTGCTCACATACAGGAGAGGAATACAGAACAAAGAATGCCCAAACACTGAAATGCTCTGTTTTCCTGGAGGAAAATGGCCAGAGAGGCTCCCCTATCCACACAGACACTCCTTCTGCCAAATCACTGGAGAGAAGGTTGGCCTATTATGTTTGGAATAACTTTATTGCCTCACATGGAGACAGAAAAGATTCAAGCAATGCAGCATGGAATTTAAATAAGACAGGCTCCCAGAAAATGATGGCCCCGGACATCATCAATCCCTGCAAGAGCCCTAGAGGGTGGAAAGCAATTATAAGAGAAAAGTACCTCAATTCAGAGGCTACTGAATTTTGTCAGGAACATTTCTCTAACCAGGAGAGAAGTGAGCCATGACGTGCCTgatcccatcactccaggcccgGACAGgctcattttcttcctccagcagTGGAAGCTCTACATCTGCCTTGATTTACTATCCCAATGCTGGTGCTTCCCAGCTAGGGAAAGGTGCCAGCTTTGTCCCATTCTTTGGTGGATTTCTCAAGTCAGATAAATCCTGGTgcaggctggggatgctggCTGGCTTCAGCTGTTCAGGGTTCAGCTGCATGAGTGGGTCAGGTCCCACCTATCTGCTCCCCTGATGCAAAACTCCAAAATAAGTTTCTCATGAGAACAGCACAGTAGGTCAGGTCAAGGTTGACTCAGTGCCCTGCCACTGCCAGCAAACAGATGTTTAAGGAGAAAGTGCAGAAAAGGGCAAGTATCTAAAAGTGAAGAAGAAGGGAATCATCAGCAATCCCTCCCCAAACAGCTACTCTGTTCAGAGAAGCCAGGACTAGAAAATCCCCTGTCCACAGCAACCCCACAGCAAGAGACCCACCCACAGACATGGTTGAGCAGCAGTTcctaaaaaacccaagcaagcTATTTTAACCTTTTGCTGTTCTTCATCTGTGGAAGAGTCTTCTGATGCCTGAGGAGAGTTTCCAGAGCTGTTCCTTTGAGCATCTGCACCCCCGTCGGCAGCAGGTGGCACTTCCAGCACCCTGGAGACCCCGTTCCTCCCACTCCCTTGCTCCTCCATCCTGGAATGGGAGCAGGTACGTGGCCGGCTCTCCTGGGAAAGCTCCACAAATTTCTCCAAAGCACTAAAGAAATCAATCCTGTCTGTACTGAGGTCTGTCACTTCATGCTGAGGATTCTGTTGGAGACTTGGGGAATTTTGGTTTGGGGACTGGGGAAAGTCTTTTAAGCATGAAGTGAATTCTTCCATGGGAACCAAGTGCACGTTCATATCAGGCTTAAGGGCATCTTTTTCTAGATCATCTACTGTTAAATCAGgaaattctgtgatttccaaGGGGTGCTGGAGTTGCATTAAGGCCTCAGAAGCATGGCAGTTATCAGGGGGAACAGAGTCTACACAACATCCTGCCGTACAGCCATTGATATTGTTCAGATTCAGCTTGTCCTCCATCTGCTCAGCATGGATGTCTCGACATGTAAACTCCAGGTGGATCCTTCTCTCCTTCACACACATCTCCTCGATCACATTTGCAtcctctgggagctgctgctccctgtctACCTCGGCTGAGTAGATGGGAGACATTGGCTGCTGGTTGTCGTTGGTCTTTGCCTCTGAGATCTGGTCAGCTGAAGTGGTGATCTCCTTTTTGttcagctccagcccaggcttGCAGATGGGCTCGTGATGGTCTGAGAGGTCACTGTCTGAGTGCGAGCGCCACAGTTTATTGTGTCGCTGCTTGCTgtggggaagaaaatgaaaacattaagcAGTGTTTTCACATACCAGAACAGGTCCCACCTTGTTGTATGACTATGAAACCTACAAGAAAACCCATGGTAAATACTGGAGTAACTGACCACAGCTAGAGCTTCACCTAAAGGGTTCTGGACCAaacctgctgctggagaagttGACCCAAGAATAAGTCACTTTCCAGCAGCTAAATTCCTGGGCACCATTCTGCTCCACACACTTGTATTTCCCAGCAGTATTTTATCAGCCAACTCGATAAATGCAATGTTTAATTGACTATAGAACTGGGCCCTTTCTCTGCCAGCAAGCACTTTTTCATTTGTTAGCAGGTGAGCAATGACCAGAAGAGACAGGATCTCTAAGTCCTGGACATGAGTGGATGATGGCCACTGAGTAAATCCAATTTCACTTGTGGCTCCTTCTCTGAATAGTTTCAGTGCTCAGTAACTGGGCTCCAGTAACCAAGGTGAGTGGATGGGAGTGTGTGCAACATGAAGAAGACATCCTCAACAGTCAACAAGCAGCCCAAAACACCAACTGCCTTTCACAGGAAGGAAGCTCAGAGTCCTCCACATCTTGGGAAGCCTCATTAGGAAGGTCTGAGCAGTCACCAGGCTAAGCAACTGCCAGTGGAATTTCAACCACCttcctacaaaaaaacccagagttCATGACCCTGGGCTaccagagagcagaggaggcaACTTCTCACAGTGAAACCACACCATGCCTGCCAGGGCTTTGCCGAGTGACCACAGCCACCGGGCTGTGTTTCCACCGTTTGCCCCTAGGAGGAGAGCAGATACCACAGAAAGGTCCTTGGATTTTCTGGAGACCTTGCAAAAACCTCTCCAGCCCCTTGCGAGGATGAGCAGGTGCTCCCAGTCACATCCACTGGCCACAGTGAGTTAATTAACAGCTCCTATTGAACTAACTACAAAGCTGCACTTTAGTTGGAGGTGCCCAACATCTAAGGAAAATAATCCATTGCACATTTAGCTTTCCAACCCCAGAATCATCTACAGGGCAGAATCAGGTCCTGTCAGAGGAAAGGAGAGTCAAGACCGGAGGCCAACAGCATTGCTCTGGGGTGCTCTGTCTGTGATGGGTTTTGGAGCAACGTTTGACAGCAGAACCAGGCTCTGCACCAGATGCTTAAGATTTCCCACATCTCTGCTCATGTAACCTAGGGACAATCTGTTGTTTTCTGAGGGCACTTCCCACCCTGGTACTTCAGGGTAGGGCTGTGCAACACATCTCGTTTTGAAAGTCAAAAATCACTGTCATGCATCAAGAAGCCAAACTTGCCTTGCACAGCTTTCTTCTGAGAACCAAAAGAGATAACAGCTCCTGGCAGAGGTAAATTCTATTAACTTGCAATCTCACACTTCCTCCAGTCTTACAACCTGCTAAACCAGGGTCAGAGACCAGGAGCCCACACCTCTCCCTAGAGCCCACAGCCAACTTTTGAACCTCCTGGGCAGAGTTTTCCAAGAAGAAGAGCCCATGGCAGCAAAAGCGTTCAGTGGGCCAGGCACAGAACAAGGTCTGGGGGCAGCACCAGAGCTGGTGAGCTTGTGTCCACACCAGCCTTGGACCAGAGcccccctcacctcccagcACGGAGCAGCCAGACCTCCAGGCTGCAGGATAAAACTCCTGCTGTTGAGCCACAAGGCACAGGGGATCCcaaacactgtttttctgtaatgtatccataaataaaagaaacagagctGGCTCAGCCTTAGTTGTCTATCACCAGAGGGAGGGGACACTTTTAACTAACCCCAGGAAGTTATGACAGTcccaaagaacaaaacacactTGTTGTGACTAAAAGCAGGCAgggatttttcattttgcatctgGAAAACATATCCCAGTTGCTATAACCCCAGCATAAACCCGTAACTAGATAGTGTGAGCACATGGCTGCCCTCACATACCTTCCCTCTGAAATAGGAGCAGTCACATGAGTGTGaatctgttggttttttgttttttgtttttttttttacctgtccTGGAATACCACAGCAATAAAAGGCAGTCAGAGGACAAAGCTAAATAACatagagaagaaagggaaaaaaaacagtttagaGCTGAGAAAGGAACCACATAAAGAGGAAccatttctgcagcactgagggAGACCCATTCCTTGCTTCAGTGAAGCTTCATTTACTGCAGTCTTTTTAGTCCTACACACACAGAGGCAATGCACTGctcttgcattttttaaagcCTCATAAGTAATCTTGTTCATGCCATTGTATGGGGACTTGCAGAGTAGGTCAGGAGCAGTGGTGTGCTTAAGCAGTAGGGGAGCCACACACCATTGTCAACAGTGGCAGAGAGAAAGATTCAcctcctgaaaaataaattactggaagacataaaaaaaataataaaaatgtttgtgcAGGGTACCTTTGCAGGTGTGCCACCAACTACCAGACCAACAGATAGGACAGACCTGAAGGGACGAAACCAAGCAGGACAGAGGTGAGAAGTGTGCCTTAAAGAGAGCACTAGAAGTGCCTCAGCTGCTGTAAAGAATCACATAAGGCAGGCACCTTCCGACAGAACAAAGGAGCTATGAAATAATTACTTTGATCAAAACATACTAAGAGCCACCTCTTGTGGCAGGAGGCTCAGCTTGGGTAATTCTGCTTGCTTCAGATCTGCTCCTTGGCAAAGCCATCAGGATCCTGAACAAAACACTGTAATCTGGCGAAACACAGAGTGTCACTAcctccttccagctgatcaCGTGAAGATGTTGCTTAATACAGCTTACAAGTGGTTTTCTCAGAAACATGCAATATTTATGTCTTTTTGCTAATCAGATGATTGGCTTGGGATTACAACACCCTTGCCCATACCCAGGCCCAGCTCCAGACCAGTCTCAGGACTCCATGCAGGAATAAACACCTCTGTTGCAATTCACAGAACATACTGTCCCCTCCTCTAACACCAACACTTACCGAAGGCATCTAAATAAAACCTGACCAGCTGCTGAGGAGGGGTGTGTTCAGCAGGGAACTGCGAGAGAGACAAAGCGAGTTCCCTGCCAAGTGATGTTACAAGCAACAGGGACATCATTTATCTCTGCTGGAGTCTGCACAGCTCTAAATGCTGCATTCGGATGGCAGTTCACAGGATGTTACTCTCCAGAAAACAGCCATCCTAGAAGCCAAACAGCCTCTTAAAAACTCTTTATTACACCCATTTTAATGAGCTCAGATGGGATAACCCATGAAAACCGCACTATCTTTCCTGAGACAAGCCCGAGCTAACAGAGAGCAATGATGGGAGCTCCAATTAAAATAATGGAGTCAACAAAGTGTTATGCCTTAACATGGCTAATTGGAGTCATTCCTTCCACTCACCTGGCCAGCAGGATCCCTTGGTATTCCTCCAGCTGCCTCATGAAGCTGGGGTTGGGCTTGGTGACCGTGCGCCGCTCCTTCACGTAGTCGTAAGCCCTGTCCAGGTTCCAGCCGTATTCCTTCATGGCATAGGCAATCACTGTGGATGCTGAGCGGCTCACTCCCATCTTGCAGTGCACCAGGCACTTAGAACCACTTTTCCTGAAGTGggagaaaggcaaaaagagGATGATTAAACAGAAAGCATGGCCTCTGAGAAGCTTAAGAAAATATCGACTTCTTTACCAGATGATTATCAAACACTTTTTCAGCACTGTGGCCACAGTTAAAACCTGGGATGCAAGCTGATAATCCAATTTGCAAACTGGAGCAAGACACACAGAGCAAGTGAAGAACAAGATTTGAATGTTCTTAACAGATTTTGTTATTACAGCTCCTCTTCTGAAGCTTTTATCACAAAGCGGATCAATGTCATTTGTTTGCAGAGATATATGAAAACTGCTGAAGACTAATATGGCATCTCTGAACTCATCCAAAATGGCCCCCTGGCACCAAGCAGCATTCCAAAAAAGGGCAACCATCACATAACAACACACTGGAAACATCTCTGCAGTATCAACACTGTTATCagcacaaacccaaaacacagcccCATATTCATTACTATGAAGAAAACTGACTCTGTCTCAGTCAAAACCAGCACACTGCTGCAATCAGATGGAAGAGCCTTCtgtttaaatttgatttttctttttgaaaggaaaGTGGTCAGTGTCTTGGAGTGCAATGAGCAGCTACTCTGCTTGGTGAGGCTGATACTGAGCCTGCAAGGACAGCCAGCACTCTGCTCCAAGGAATTAGGAAACATTTGTCTGCTGGGAAACACGAGGAAGAAGGCGAGGGCCCAGCCCTGTGAACTCCATGTGCCAGGCAGCATTGGCACAGGGTAGGCTGAAGGAATGTGGATTTGGCacctttaattttctccttcaaGTGCTAGGTTTCTGGACTGCCAGCCACCTGAAGTCCCCACAGGACAAAACAGAAGGCCAGAGAGCATACATGGAGTCACGTGCCTCAACAAGCACAGACCTCAGATGCTCACAGCCACCTGAGCTGGTACCTGCACCCACACCCCTCAAAGATGTCTGCACTGTCTGAGAGGCACTGGGTGACAGCACCCTGCAGACTGCTCTAAGACTTAGTCAACTTTGCAAATCAAATTAGTGTAAAACATTGCAATGCTTTTGGTGattaaacaaacccaaacaacaaccaGCAGACAGGGCTAAGAAGGGGGTACAGTAATTGTCCCAAGTTTGGAAGATTATTAACTTACATCATCTTGTACACAGCACTGAATCCCAAACATTTAAACCCCAGTGGAAAATATTCTGGGCAGACAACGACCCAAAAATCAATCCATACAATGATGTCTTTTAAAGAAACCATCTTAAATAAAATAGGTCTTCAGCTATACTCAAAACAGGTCAGCTTTCAAAGGCTATGAGGAAGTGCAAGCATCAGCTATAGTTAAGAGATGACAGGCTTCTATAATGGAAATAATACTTTAAAGGTAACATATGCCAATCTGCCTTTTCACCAGTCTTCCCT is part of the Calypte anna isolate BGI_N300 chromosome 19, bCalAnn1_v1.p, whole genome shotgun sequence genome and harbors:
- the SSH2 gene encoding protein phosphatase Slingshot homolog 2 isoform X6, with amino-acid sequence MIPYFSDNAVISQGTIAQLISESFLTVKGAALFLPRGNGSSTPRISHRRNKHAGDLQQHLQAMFILLRPEDNIRLAVRLESTYQNRTRYMVVVSTNGRQDTEESIVLGMDFSSNDSSTCTMGLVLPLWSDTLIHLDGDGGFSVSTDNRVHIFKPVSVQAMWSALQSLHKACEVARSNNYYPGSLFLTWVSYYESHINSDQSSVNEWNAMQDVQSHRPDSPALFTDVPTERERTERLIKTKLREIMMQKDLENITSKEIRTELEMQMVCNLREFKEFIDNEMIVILGQMDSPTQIFDHVFLGSEWNASNLEDLQNRGVRYILNVTREIDNFFPGLFEYHNIRVYDEEATDLLAYWNDTYKFISKAKKSGSKCLVHCKMGVSRSASTVIAYAMKEYGWNLDRAYDYVKERRTVTKPNPSFMRQLEEYQGILLASKQRHNKLWRSHSDSDLSDHHEPICKPGLELNKKEITTSADQISEAKTNDNQQPMSPIYSAEVDREQQLPEDANVIEEMCVKERRIHLEFTCRDIHAEQMEDKLNLNNINGCTAGCCVDSVPPDNCHASEALMQLQHPLEITEFPDLTVDDLEKDALKPDMNVHLVPMEEFTSCLKDFPQSPNQNSPSLQQNPQHEVTDLSTDRIDFFSALEKFVELSQESRPRTCSHSRMEEQGSGRNGVSRVLEVPPAADGGADAQRNSSGNSPQASEDSSTDEEQQKEVPELPSAGHLTRSHSENAISVKEIITEIELINQGAGPAQQKESSANLTQTPKRNTVHDLPVEAIWASERVEQSEGACAGHQEKEKDPLEAEQEAAPSLQPSSGKSELEESSFGMEQQEPRGSINPEPKWCPGSVRRATLEFEERLRQEQEHQHVSPVGILPTRKNSRNDSPATELLPRGKSEEPPLEQALEGDKAHGPGAEELLLPPGAELPAGRDLPAPPASPARQSLPAEPNPGQEGTAQEHRTVVSFDGTEEPSLPSLLPKRIEIIEYTPMVKSAECPNASWEQGGLAMAISSLDENLNPSLCSEKAPTCPRALVSLSLPEQVVHKQDTITVGSPSKESAQLSAHLSAAPFSAQVTSTPSASLDCSFYPHKIHLEGVTEQSTGTDDELVTLCGTEGDVALPFRDSPNPLCGEGAGTLRQLSSEDLTSQRAENMDLLDISFLCYSLPHSSSSHSVEERSNSPGLVKQRAKEIEARIRHAGLTTPSLMKRSASLAKLDCLDLSKDDLSERESASSDANPVLLTCIALSRGCNRGRLERGSKSTCGKHRLSSPEPAKHFVEQLRTAECIAQSKPVERPLAQYAKECSSSQQSLFSSTDLTWTTSEEGPSLLQVQVLDSLSPSQGLAVTPRQQHGRTHPLRRLKKTNDKKRTTNPLYNTM
- the SSH2 gene encoding protein phosphatase Slingshot homolog 2 isoform X3; this encodes MPVPAPKQSAPASIKEHFFGCLVICCFQLPSRCPSPQSPFFLPAPCYCMLRDRVIGISESFLTVKGAALFLPRGNGSSTPRISHRRNKHAGDLQQHLQAMFILLRPEDNIRLAVRLESTYQNRTRYMVVVSTNGRQDTEESIVLGMDFSSNDSSTCTMGLVLPLWSDTLIHLDGDGGFSVSTDNRVHIFKPVSVQAMWSALQSLHKACEVARSNNYYPGSLFLTWVSYYESHINSDQSSVNEWNAMQDVQSHRPDSPALFTDVPTERERTERLIKTKLREIMMQKDLENITSKEIRTELEMQMVCNLREFKEFIDNEMIVILGQMDSPTQIFDHVFLGSEWNASNLEDLQNRGVRYILNVTREIDNFFPGLFEYHNIRVYDEEATDLLAYWNDTYKFISKAKKSGSKCLVHCKMGVSRSASTVIAYAMKEYGWNLDRAYDYVKERRTVTKPNPSFMRQLEEYQGILLASKQRHNKLWRSHSDSDLSDHHEPICKPGLELNKKEITTSADQISEAKTNDNQQPMSPIYSAEVDREQQLPEDANVIEEMCVKERRIHLEFTCRDIHAEQMEDKLNLNNINGCTAGCCVDSVPPDNCHASEALMQLQHPLEITEFPDLTVDDLEKDALKPDMNVHLVPMEEFTSCLKDFPQSPNQNSPSLQQNPQHEVTDLSTDRIDFFSALEKFVELSQESRPRTCSHSRMEEQGSGRNGVSRVLEVPPAADGGADAQRNSSGNSPQASEDSSTDEEQQKEVPELPSAGHLTRSHSENAISVKEIITEIELINQGAGPAQQKESSANLTQTPKRNTVHDLPVEAIWASERVEQSEGACAGHQEKEKDPLEAEQEAAPSLQPSSGKSELEESSFGMEQQEPRGSINPEPKWCPGSVRRATLEFEERLRQEQEHQHVSPVGILPTRKNSRNDSPATELLPRGKSEEPPLEQALEGDKAHGPGAEELLLPPGAELPAGRDLPAPPASPARQSLPAEPNPGQEGTAQEHRTVVSFDGTEEPSLPSLLPKRIEIIEYTPMVKSAECPNASWEQGGLAMAISSLDENLNPSLCSEKAPTCPRALVSLSLPEQVVHKQDTITVGSPSKESAQLSAHLSAAPFSAQVTSTPSASLDCSFYPHKIHLEGVTEQSTGTDDELVTLCGTEGDVALPFRDSPNPLCGEGAGTLRQLSSEDLTSQRAENMDLLDISFLCYSLPHSSSSHSVEERSNSPGLVKQRAKEIEARIRHAGLTTPSLMKRSASLAKLDCLDLSKDDLSERESASSDANPVLLTCIALSRGCNRGRLERGSKSTCGKHRLSSPEPAKHFVEQLRTAECIAQSKPVERPLAQYAKECSSSQQSLFSSTDLTWTTSEEGPSLLQVQVLDSLSPSQGLAVTPRQQHGRTHPLRRLKKTNDKKRTTNPLYNTM
- the SSH2 gene encoding protein phosphatase Slingshot homolog 2 isoform X2, whose amino-acid sequence is MIPYFSDNAVISQGTIAQLSRLSVSITLTLCVPGGAAASPGARDGGVRFRPPLPDTEPGCARVASISESFLTVKGAALFLPRGNGSSTPRISHRRNKHAGDLQQHLQAMFILLRPEDNIRLAVRLESTYQNRTRYMVVVSTNGRQDTEESIVLGMDFSSNDSTCTMGLVLPLWSDTLIHLDGDGGFSVSTDNRVHIFKPVSVQAMWSALQSLHKACEVARSNNYYPGSLFLTWVSYYESHINSDQSSVNEWNAMQDVQSHRPDSPALFTDVPTERERTERLIKTKLREIMMQKDLENITSKEIRTELEMQMVCNLREFKEFIDNEMIVILGQMDSPTQIFDHVFLGSEWNASNLEDLQNRGVRYILNVTREIDNFFPGLFEYHNIRVYDEEATDLLAYWNDTYKFISKAKKSGSKCLVHCKMGVSRSASTVIAYAMKEYGWNLDRAYDYVKERRTVTKPNPSFMRQLEEYQGILLASKQRHNKLWRSHSDSDLSDHHEPICKPGLELNKKEITTSADQISEAKTNDNQQPMSPIYSAEVDREQQLPEDANVIEEMCVKERRIHLEFTCRDIHAEQMEDKLNLNNINGCTAGCCVDSVPPDNCHASEALMQLQHPLEITEFPDLTVDDLEKDALKPDMNVHLVPMEEFTSCLKDFPQSPNQNSPSLQQNPQHEVTDLSTDRIDFFSALEKFVELSQESRPRTCSHSRMEEQGSGRNGVSRVLEVPPAADGGADAQRNSSGNSPQASEDSSTDEEQQKEVPELPSAGHLTRSHSENAISVKEIITEIELINQGAGPAQQKESSANLTQTPKRNTVHDLPVEAIWASERVEQSEGACAGHQEKEKDPLEAEQEAAPSLQPSSGKSELEESSFGMEQQEPRGSINPEPKWCPGSVRRATLEFEERLRQEQEHQHVSPVGILPTRKNSRNDSPATELLPRGKSEEPPLEQALEGDKAHGPGAEELLLPPGAELPAGRDLPAPPASPARQSLPAEPNPGQEGTAQEHRTVVSFDGTEEPSLPSLLPKRIEIIEYTPMVKSAECPNASWEQGGLAMAISSLDENLNPSLCSEKAPTCPRALVSLSLPEQVVHKQDTITVGSPSKESAQLSAHLSAAPFSAQVTSTPSASLDCSFYPHKIHLEGVTEQSTGTDDELVTLCGTEGDVALPFRDSPNPLCGEGAGTLRQLSSEDLTSQRAENMDLLDISFLCYSLPHSSSSHSVEERSNSPGLVKQRAKEIEARIRHAGLTTPSLMKRSASLAKLDCLDLSKDDLSERESASSDANPVLLTCIALSRGCNRGRLERGSKSTCGKHRLSSPEPAKHFVEQLRTAECIAQSKPVERPLAQYAKECSSSQQSLFSSTDLTWTTSEEGPSLLQVQVLDSLSPSQGLAVTPRQQHGRTHPLRRLKKTNDKKRTTNPLYNTM
- the SSH2 gene encoding protein phosphatase Slingshot homolog 2 isoform X5, with translation MALVTVQRSPTPSATSSPCASEADSGEEECRSQPRSISESFLTVKGAALFLPRGNGSSTPRISHRRNKHAGDLQQHLQAMFILLRPEDNIRLAVRLESTYQNRTRYMVVVSTNGRQDTEESIVLGMDFSSNDSSTCTMGLVLPLWSDTLIHLDGDGGFSVSTDNRVHIFKPVSVQAMWSALQSLHKACEVARSNNYYPGSLFLTWVSYYESHINSDQSSVNEWNAMQDVQSHRPDSPALFTDVPTERERTERLIKTKLREIMMQKDLENITSKEIRTELEMQMVCNLREFKEFIDNEMIVILGQMDSPTQIFDHVFLGSEWNASNLEDLQNRGVRYILNVTREIDNFFPGLFEYHNIRVYDEEATDLLAYWNDTYKFISKAKKSGSKCLVHCKMGVSRSASTVIAYAMKEYGWNLDRAYDYVKERRTVTKPNPSFMRQLEEYQGILLASKQRHNKLWRSHSDSDLSDHHEPICKPGLELNKKEITTSADQISEAKTNDNQQPMSPIYSAEVDREQQLPEDANVIEEMCVKERRIHLEFTCRDIHAEQMEDKLNLNNINGCTAGCCVDSVPPDNCHASEALMQLQHPLEITEFPDLTVDDLEKDALKPDMNVHLVPMEEFTSCLKDFPQSPNQNSPSLQQNPQHEVTDLSTDRIDFFSALEKFVELSQESRPRTCSHSRMEEQGSGRNGVSRVLEVPPAADGGADAQRNSSGNSPQASEDSSTDEEQQKEVPELPSAGHLTRSHSENAISVKEIITEIELINQGAGPAQQKESSANLTQTPKRNTVHDLPVEAIWASERVEQSEGACAGHQEKEKDPLEAEQEAAPSLQPSSGKSELEESSFGMEQQEPRGSINPEPKWCPGSVRRATLEFEERLRQEQEHQHVSPVGILPTRKNSRNDSPATELLPRGKSEEPPLEQALEGDKAHGPGAEELLLPPGAELPAGRDLPAPPASPARQSLPAEPNPGQEGTAQEHRTVVSFDGTEEPSLPSLLPKRIEIIEYTPMVKSAECPNASWEQGGLAMAISSLDENLNPSLCSEKAPTCPRALVSLSLPEQVVHKQDTITVGSPSKESAQLSAHLSAAPFSAQVTSTPSASLDCSFYPHKIHLEGVTEQSTGTDDELVTLCGTEGDVALPFRDSPNPLCGEGAGTLRQLSSEDLTSQRAENMDLLDISFLCYSLPHSSSSHSVEERSNSPGLVKQRAKEIEARIRHAGLTTPSLMKRSASLAKLDCLDLSKDDLSERESASSDANPVLLTCIALSRGCNRGRLERGSKSTCGKHRLSSPEPAKHFVEQLRTAECIAQSKPVERPLAQYAKECSSSQQSLFSSTDLTWTTSEEGPSLLQVQVLDSLSPSQGLAVTPRQQHGRTHPLRRLKKTNDKKRTTNPLYNTM